A single region of the Podospora pseudopauciseta strain CBS 411.78 chromosome 1, whole genome shotgun sequence genome encodes:
- a CDS encoding hypothetical protein (COG:A; EggNog:ENOG503P273) translates to MERILDRSLDEILADRKQNNRGGNRGNRGGNSSNSRDGRPRRRDNNNNNDNRSDYPRDGVRKSFRDEAPRNLDTYFDPSARVKDTGRKIDGFRSEWVHDRYEDHGSRRSAPRRRNSNEYSGDSRGSKIRVDNIHYELTQEELEGLFSSIGPLVKLEMKYDRAGRSEGTAFVTYQSSHDAAQAIKEFDGANAAGQPIRLTMMPTGPRRNPFDTAINPRPLAERITVPSGRSRSLSPHRQSDEEAARKGIDRYRPGASRSRSPMPPRRREGGGGGRRQGGGGRRERGGGRRDDGGRGGGEKSERRPKKTQEELDAEMEDYFGGGGAQQNDAAPAANGAAAQQQTDGDIDMIE, encoded by the exons ATGGAACGTATTCTCGACCGCAGCCTTGATGAGATCCTTGCCGACCGCAAGCAG AACAACAGAGGAGGCAATCGGGGAAACCGCggcggcaacagcagcaattCCCGGGACGGTCGTCCCCGTAGGcgcgacaacaacaacaacaacgacaatcGGTCGGATTATCCCAGGGATGGCGTAAGAAAG TCTTTCAGAGACGAAGCGCCTCGCAACCTCGACAC ATATTTCGACCCATCGGCCCGGGTTAAAGACACAGGCCGGAAAATTGACGGATTCCGCAGCGAATGGGTTCATGACAGATATGAGGATCATG GGAGCCGCCGATCTGCTCCGAGAAGACGAAACTCGAACGAGTACTCTGG CGACTCGAGAGGCAGCAAGATCCGTGTGGATAATATCCACTATGAGTTGACGCAAGAGGAGTTGGAG GGACTCTTTTCCAGCATTGGCCCTCTCGTCAAGTTGGAGATGAAGTATGACCGCGCCGGCCGCTCAGAGGGTACAGCGTTTGTCACGTACCAGTCATCCCACGACGCTGCACAGGCAATCAAGGAGTTTGACGGTGCCAACGCTGCCGGCCAGCCAATCCGCCTTACCATGATGCCTACGGGCCCAAGGCGCAACCCATTTGATACTGCGATCAACCCTCGCCCGCTTGCCGAGCGTATCACGGTCCCGAGCGGCAGATCCCGCTCGCTTTCGCCCCATCGCCAGTCTGATGAGGAGGCCGCTCGCAAGGGCATCGACAGATACCGACCTGGCGCCAGCCGTTCGCGCAGCCCTATGCCCCCGAGACGTcgtgaaggaggtggaggtggccgGAGACAGGGCGGGGGTGGCCGTCGGGAGCGTGGAGGTGGTAGACGTGACGACGGCGGgcgtggcggtggtgagaagtCTGAGAGACGTCCAAAGAAGACCCAAGAAGAGTTGGAcgccgagatggaggattactttggcggtggtggtgctcagCAGAACGATGCGGCTCCTGCTGCGAATGGTGCGGCGGCTCAGCAGCAGACTGACGGGGACATTGACATGATTGAGTAG
- a CDS encoding hypothetical protein (COG:L; EggNog:ENOG503NYVK), producing MVSDETYEICLPILQDLTLEDEDKTDKLEEVLREKTTLRDQALENAILDALWRFRDGGGTATSPPSIRQTILRRPSPAPWRGSGTPLSGSPRLGVSPLAPPGFMPTPFSRAKSVTASPFGSPRPSPRLAFAAPVPHSPSLNAYRFNDEPPSQEVFGDYQSDNVDWLVSDDAASVTSSIGNASGLNVAAPEFVSTRQETDMSPYDMLRTILGPTKTDDEISAALAMHGYDLGATIQAIMETQMQDNLALAAQAEEARVTIGRSLTPDNRPSTPGDQQKTGVICKFYLSTGSCLRADCRFSHDLSSHICKYWVAGNCLAGSTCIFSHDPAHLANRLHIDGSDTPPTQHATVNLQDYSSFPALQPGTPEQLPIFAAAGNYPALGVTPPPGFKGHHGYANDRPRSRPGSRHQQKEATQPVPSPDDADAFPSLGAALAKQGKKHHGKRGGHGHGHKENFPPSTLADIVKMSPSPTPSQQSRKMARNGSSTSIRNGENSAAAQAIPNPKHIPWLETGEKANKAYLKARQEAIKHGGLRNKFLQSAAQAWNRNDARAAKALSLRGQSENDLMRRAHREAADQLYKERNKDRANCPEIYVDLHGLHPEEAVEYLEKVLMENISEVRPIYAITGTGHHSKNGKDKVGKAVRSFLNEWRYAYREFSVPGDRNSTGGILGIDARSWDRSLSKDGATHAKKDDGGGEGGGKEDVDILSQGVEIGEGKVKLLVRDTSVAKEPPKGPARR from the exons ATGGTTTCTGACGAGACCTACGAGATCTGCCTCCCGATCCTTCAAGACCTTACCttggaagatgaggataAGACCGACAAGCTCGAGGAGGTCTTGAGGGAAAAGACAACGCTGAGGGACCAGGCGCTAGAAAATGCAATATTAGACGCCCTCTGGCGATTTCGAGATGGAGGTGGGACGGCAACATCACCGCCGTCTATACGGCAGACCATCTTGCGGCGTCCTTCACCGGCCCCCTGGCGCGGCTCCGGAACCCCACTGTCGGGCTCACCACGCTTGGGTGTTAGCCCCCTTGCCCCGCCAGGATTCATGCCGACCCCTTTCAGTCGGGCCAAGTCCGTAACGGCCTCCCCCTTCGGCTCGCCGAGACCGTCTCCGAGGCTGGCCTTTGCCGCTCCCGTGCCTCACAGTCCAAGCTTGAATGCGTACCGTTTCAACGATGAGCCGCCCTCTCAGGAGGTTTTTGGCGACTACCAGTCTGACAATGTGGACTGGCTGGTGAGCGATGATGCCGCCAGTGTAACCTCGTCAATCGGCAACGCCAGTGGCCTGAACGTGGCGGCTCCCGAGTTCGTATCCACGCGCCAGGAGACAGACATGAGCCCGTACGACATGCTGCGCACGATCCTGGGACCTACCAAGACCGATGATGAGATTAGTGCTGCCCTTGCCATGCATGGCTACGATCTTGGTGCCACTATCCAGGCCATCATGGAGACACAAATGCAAGACAACCTCGCTCTGGCCGcccaggccgaggaggctcGAGTGACTATCGGGAGGTCACTGACTCCCGACAACCGACCGTCGACCCCAGGAGACCAGCAAAAGACGGGTGTCATTTGCAAGTTCTATCTGTCCACCGGAAGCTGTCTGCGCGCCGACTGCCGTTTTAGCCATGATTTGAGCAGTCACATTTGCAA GTACTGGGTGGCAGGCAACTGTCTCGCTGGGAGCACTTGTATCTTCTCGCACGACCCGGCACACCTGGCCAACAGGCTTCATATCGATGGGTCGGATACACCTCCTACCCAGCACGCCACGGTTAATCTGCAAGACTACAGCAGCTTCCCAGCGCTGCAGCCCGGCACTCCGGAGCAACTGCCTATCTTTGCGGCCGCTGGCAACTATCCGGCCCTCGGTGTTACGCCGCCCCCTGGGTTTAAAGGACACCATGGCTACGCTAACGACCGGCCGCGATCCCGCCCTGGAAGTCGCCATCAGCAAAAGGAGGCAACACAGCCTGTGCCCTCCCCAGATGATGCGGATGCTTTTCCTTCGCTCGGGGCTGCCCTTGCCAAACAGGGTAAGAAGCACCATGGCAAGAGGGGTGGGCACGGTCACGGTCACAAGGAGAACTTTCCTCCTAGCACACTTGCCGATATCGTCAAGATGTCGCCATCCCCTACGCCTTCGCAGCAGTCCCGAAAGATGGCCCGCAATGGTAGTTCGACCAGCATTCGCAACGGCGAGAACAGCGCGGCCGCCCAAGCCATCCCAAATCCCAAGCATATTCCGTGGCTCGAGACGGGCGAGAAAGCCAACAAGGCCTATCTCAAGGCACGCCAGGAGGCTATCAAGCATGGTGGCCTCCGCAACAAGTTTCTCCAAAG TGCTGCTCAAGCCTGGAATCGTAACGATGCCAGAGCCGCCAAGGCACTCAGTCTCCGGGGACAGAGCGAGAACGACCTGATGCGGAGAGCTCACCGCGAGGCAGCCGACCAGCTGTACAAGGAGCGCAACAAGGACCGGGCCAACTGCCCAGAAATCTACGTGGACCTGCACGGGCTGCACCCCGAGGAGGCGGTCGAGTATCTGGAGAAGGTGCTCATGGAGAACATTTCCGAGGTCAGACCAATCTACGCCATCACGGGCACCGGCCACCACAGCAAAAATGGTAAGGACAAGGTTGGCAAGGCGGTCCGGAGCTTTTTGAACGAGTGGCGGTATGCCTACCGGGAGTTTTCTGTGCCGGGCGACCGCAACAGCACGGGCGGCATCTTGGGCATTGACGCGCGGAGCTGGGACCGGAGTCTCTCCAAGGACGGGGCGACGCATGCGAAGAAGGatgacggcggtggtgaggggggggggaaggaggatgtggataTTCTTTCGCAGGGTGTCGAGATTGGGGAGGGCAAGGTCAAGCTTCTTGTTAGGGACACGTCGGTTGCCAAGGAGCCACCCAAGGGGCCGGCGAGGAGGTGA
- a CDS encoding hypothetical protein (EggNog:ENOG503NU1P; COG:B; COG:T) has translation MTLPHHQRHNRSIAFEEVANGSQPLTHRSVTGNGDKEVDLEDSAVDSSAVPLHPLGIKPLGNKYFSNGNDARKYLGTLQGLPDEMLMQLLEYLDTRTLRLLGYTCKFLFACCMSDDVWKTIFLESDLGKQSSFPWLGSWRSTVLGLSTEKQIQMDCSSVFSDVLHRPFVCSHISLHNYTTKIPVGNEIDRMEDLSYEEFADKWSKKPFILTKCIQSWPVSQTWSIDSLLAQCPDVVFRAEAVDWTFRTYCDYMRNSRDESPLYLFDRKFAEKMKLKIGKEEGAAYWKPDCFGSDLFELLGAERPAHRWLIIGPERSGSTFHKDPNATSAWNAVIQGAKYWIMFPPSASVPGVYVSKDSSEVTSPLSIAEWLLEFHREARQLPECREGICRAGEILHVPSGWWHLVVNLEDGIALTQNFVPKSHLANVLSFLSDKADQVSGFEDDVSDPYNLFVKRLREECPGLLEEGLRQLAEKQAQKKRRWDAVVGDSEAEDQPQKKSTGFSFGFCFGGDDDEEIP, from the exons ATGACTctgccacaccaccaacgccaCAACAGGAGTATTGCTTTTGAGGAGGTTGCCAATGGGAGCCAACCTTTGACTCACCGTAGCGTGACTGGGAATGGTGACAAAGAGGTAGATTTGGAGGATTCTGCTGTTGACTCCTCGGCTGTGCCACTCCACCCGCTCGGTATCAAGCCGCTCGGAAACAAGTACTTCTCCAATGGGAATGATGCTCGGAAATACCTGGGCACTTTGCAGGGCCTCCCGGATGAGATGCTCATGCAGCTTCTTGAATATCTGGATACACGTACTTTGAGGCTTCTGGGCTACACATGCAAATTCCTCTTTGCTTGCTGCATGTCAGACGATGTCTGGAAGACAATCTTCTTGGA GTCAGATTTGGGAAAACAGTCATCCTTTCCTTGGCTGGGGTCATGGAGATCTACCGTCTTAGGCCTCTCAACAGAGAAGCAGATTCAGATGGACTGCAGCAGTGTGTTTTCCGACGTGCTGCATCGCCCGTTCGTCTGCAGTCATATCTCGTTGCACAACTACACGACCAAGATCCCAGTAGGAAACGAGATTGACCGCATGGAGGATCTCTCTTACGAAGAGTTTGCTGACAAGTGGAGCAAGAAACCGTTCATCCTGACCAAGTGTATTCAATCCTGGCCTGTCAGTCAGACTTGGAGCATAGACAGTCTCTTGGCCCAGTGCCCAGATGTCGTTTTCAGGGCAGAGGCTGTGGACTGGACGTTCAGGACATATTGCGATTATATGCGCAACAGCCGAGATGAGAGCCCCCTCTACTTGTTCGACCGAAAGTTTGCCGAAAAGATGAAGCTCAAAATTGGCAAGGAGGAAGGTGCGGCATACTGGAAGCCTGACTGTTTTGGCTCAGATCTGTTCGAACTTCTTGGGGCCGAGCGTCCTGCCCATCGATGGCTAATCATTGGCCCCGAACGCAGCGGTTCAACATTTCACAAGGACCCCAATGCCACATCAGCCTGGAACGCGGTGATTCAGGGGGCAAAGTACTGGATCATGTTTCCTCCGTCAGCATCGGTTCCTGGAGTCTACGTCTCCAAAGACAGTAGTGAGGTGACCAGCCCCCTCTCCATTGCTGAGTGGCTGCTTGAGTTTCACAGAGAAGCCCGACAACTTCCAGAATGCAGAGAAGGCATTTGCAGAGCGGGCGAAATTCTTCACGTTCCAAGCGGATGGTGGCATCTGGTGGTCAACCTGGAGGACGGAATTGCACTTACACAGAACTTTGTACCCAAGTCGCATCTTGCCAATGTCTTGTCATTCTTAAGTGACAAGGCTGACCAAGTGTCTGGGTTTGAAGACGATGTGTCAGACCCATACAACCTCTTTGTGAAGCGTTTGAGAGAGGAGTGCCCTGGACTGCTTGAGGAGGGACTCAGGCAACTAGCCGAGAAGCAggcacaaaagaaaagacgaTGGGATGCCGTGGTTGGCGACAGTGAAGCCGAGGATCAGCCACAGAAGAAAAGCACTGGGTTCAGTTTTGGATTCTGCTTTGggggcgatgatgatgaggaaatTCCATGA
- a CDS encoding hypothetical protein (EggNog:ENOG503P1QF), translating to MTHGMSAAILIQTLTESFAALADEVQSLIDRKTILEHKLRYAHEQQFQYLADKYAVPDVSETLAKLQIPPDLHLLATATSAVPLPKRGLDGNNQHQIALLIREGRKAAKQLAIAMTDAVQFARSGQDTPLSLGMEGLTAASTVLEKDFTVHGRKGSLACPFSTKLNQNSIPHVHYAEQVDGSQDLAGGAGADPTPHKSTDPICAAMLEDAVPSPTAAAAASKCPIRFLDKHSPEEIAHYVETHKHEIPRSHEVCVRRYQRNEEQIRKLDAKYGNLVSMVEDLSHLHRPMLPPAAGNDKTGVGSTSSNKRVEDWAQTIVAADPDIQDNDMPPTPHDEEGDRGNRFDRNFREVRVGESPTRPWGIPVPIQDGLQPQDIPPVRSSSPVPPMRTEAPAVAPEVKAEPKKCPFDHTKMGFKTQMKPHPPTADPNLNAGHNLNTSSLPLKYHQELPSSPPQPPFVNLPKSVKPAAPTSGDKGADRPPQIVYNFNGPVFIGYPMEQAMQLMQQWQQQKQ from the exons ATGACCCATGGGATGTCTGCCGCAATCCTCATCCAGACTCTGACCGAGTCCTTCGCCGCCCTTGCAGACGAAGTTCAGTCGCTGATTGATCGCAAAACCATCTTGGAGCACAAGCTGCGCTACGCCCATGAACAG CAGTTTCAATATCTCGCCGACAAGTATGCAGTACCAGACGTGTCTGAGACTCTAGCAAAACTCCAAATACCACCAGATTTACATCTACTCGCGACGGCAACGTCAGCTGTGCCTTTGCCAAAACGTGGACTTGACGGGAACAACCAGCACCAAATCGCGCTGCTCATCAGAGAGGGACGCAAAGCCGCAAAGCAGCTTGCTATCGCCATGACCGACGCAGTCCAGTTTGCCAGGTCAGGTCAAGACACTCCGCTGTCGCTAGGAATGGAAGGGTTGACGGCTGCGTCAACGGTCCTGGAAAAGGACTTTACCGTTCATGGGAGAAAGGGCTCCCTAGCGTGCCCCTTCTCGACCAAGCTGAATCAAAACAGCATACCTCATGTTCACTACGCTGAGCAGGTCGACGGCTCCCAGGACCTTGCTGGCGGTGCCGGTGCTGATCCCACGCCTCACAAGTCAACTGATCCCATATGCGCCGCCATGCTTGAAGATGCCGTGCCCAGTCCCAcggccgccgctgctgcctcCAAATGTCCGATCCGTTTCCTAGACAAGCACTCGCCTGAAGAAATTGCGCACTACGTGGAGACCCACAAGCATGAGATTCCCCGAAGCCATGAGGTCTGCGTCAGGAGGTATCAGCGGAACGAAGAGCAGATAAGAAAGCTCGACGCCAAGTATGGTAACCTCGTGAGCATGGTCGAAGACTTGAGCCACTTGCACCGCCCCATGTTACCTCCTGCTGCCGGGAACGACAAGACCGGGGTGGGCAGCACCTCGTCGAATAAGAGAGTAGAGGACTGGGCCCAGACGATTGTTGCTGCCGATCCTGACATCCAGGATAACGATATGCCACCGACGCCTCatgacgaggaaggggatCGGGGGAATAGATTCGACCGCAACTTCCGCGAGGTCCGTGTGGGCGAGTCGCCGACTAGACCTTGGGGAATTCCTGTGCCTATCCAAGACGGCCTGCAACCACAAGATATACCTCCTGTCCGCAGCTCATCGCCCGTCCCTCCGATGAGAACAGAGGCCCCGGCAGTTGCGCCAGAAGTCAAAGCGGAACCTAAGAAGTGTCCCTTTGACCATACCAAGATGGGATTCAAAACTCAAATGAAACCGCATCCTCCGACGGCAGACCCGAATCTCAACGCTGGCCATAATTTGAACACATCCTCCTTGCCGCTTAAGTACCACCAGGAATTGCCTTCGAGTCCGCCCCAGCCACCGTTTGTCAACCTCCCCAAGTCTGTCAAACCTGCCGCCCCAACATCGGGCGACAAAGGCGCCGATCGGCCGCCGCAGATTGTGTATAACTTCAACGGGCCGGTGTTCATTGGGTATCCGATGGAACAGGCCATGCAGCTTATGCAACAGTGGCAGCAACAGAAACAATAG
- a CDS encoding hypothetical protein (COG:S; EggNog:ENOG503P12I), whose amino-acid sequence MADLPDFDALRGRHLGLIGVISMGDMGSGVARLLMAHNYAVLTNVSDRSEDTKSRALSAGAVLLPSDELLVNHSDLILSIVPPAEAYSTAERVVKAWDRKETELVYADLNAVSPSTLLSISSLFTGVKFIDGSILGGPPSFVDGSWTKPIIPTSGPFSLSDIFPGLGEVLGEKQISPELGQASGLKMVFASLSKGYAAVALQSVTTAHQLGVLPELLESVNELQGEAAGKKLEQAVTGLAPKAGRWVREMEEIGKTHRENGNWEEWEGIFEAAAKVYELVAKGTVLGGERIGKRERGTTVEGVAEAVGEGLGRRKEKEE is encoded by the exons ATGGCAGACCTCCCCGACTTTGACGCCCTCCGGGGCAGGCACCTCGGCCTAATAGGGGTCATCTCCATGGGGGACATGGGAAGCGGGGTCGCGCGGTTGCTGATGGCGCATAATTATGCTGTGTTGACCAATGTTTCCGACAGGAG CGAGGACACCAAATCCCGCGCGCTCTCCGCCGgcgccgtcctcctcccctctgaCGAGTTACTAGTCAACCACTCGGACCTCATCCTGTCCATTGTCCCCCCTGCCGAAGCCTACTCGACcgcggagagggtggtgaaagCGTGGGATAGGAAGGAGACGGAGCTGGTTTATGCTGATTTGAATGCTGTCTCCCCTTCTACCCTGCtgtccatctcctcccttttcACTGGTGTCAAATTCATCGACGGCTCCATCCTCGGCGGCCCCCCCTCTTTTGTCGATGGCAGTTGGACGAAACCGATCATCCCCACCTCCGGCCCGTTTTCTCTCTCGGATATCTTCCCTGGCCTCGGTGAGGTCCTCGGGGAAAAACAAATCTCCCCCGAACTAGGCCAGGCAAGCGGCCTGAAAATGGTCTTCGCCTCCTTATCGAAAGGTTACGCGGCCGTGGCACTCCAGTCAGTGACCACCGCTCACCAGTTGGGCGTCCTACCCGAACTATTGGAGTCGGTCAATGAACTCCAGGGTGAGGCAGCGGGGAAGAAACTGGAACAAGCTGTTACTGGGCTGGCTCCCAAGGCGGGTAGGTGGGttagggagatggaggagattggaAAGACTCATAGGGAGAATGGAAATTGGGAAGAGTGGGAGGGGATTTTCGAGGCTGCGGCGAAGGTATATGAGCTTGTGGCGAAGGGGACggtgttgggaggggaaaggattgggaagagggaaagggggacgacggtggagggggttgctgaggcggtgggggaggggttggggaggaggaaggagaaggaggaatga
- the TIF1 gene encoding translation initiation factor eIF4A (COG:J; EggNog:ENOG503NUYA), translating into MADKGLEDVPEGQIESNYDETVDSFDEMNLKSELLRGIYAYGFERPSAIQQRAIMPVIKGHDVIAQAQSGTGKTATFSISVLQKIDTSLKQCQALILAPTRELAQQIQKVVVAIGDFMNIECHACIGGTSVRDDMKALGEGPQVVVGTPGRVHDMIQRRFLKTDSMKMFVLDEADEMLSRGFTEQIYDIFQLLPQSTQVVLLSATMPQDVLEVTTKFMRDPVRILVKKDELTLEGIKQFYIAVEKEEWKLDTLSDLYETVTITQAVIFCNTRRKVDWLTDKLTARDFTVSAMHGDMDQAQRDLIMKEFRSGSSRVLIATDLLARGIDVQQVSLVINYDLPANRENYIHRIGRGGRFGRKGVAINFVTADDVRMMREIEQFYSTQIEEMPMNVADLI; encoded by the exons ATGGCTGACAAGGGTCTCGAGGACGTCCCCGAGG GACAGATCGAGTCTAACTACGATGAGACCGTCGACTCTTTCGATGAGATGAACCTCAAGTCGGAGCTGCTCCGCG GTATCTATGCCTACGGTTTCGAGCGCCCCTCTGCTATTCAGCAGCGTGCTATCATGCCCGTCATCAAGG GCCATGATGTTATCGCCCAGGCTCAGTCTGGTACTGGCAAGACTGCCACCTTCTCTATCTCGGTCCTCCAGAAGATCGACACCTCCCTCAAGCAGTGCCAGGCCCTCATTCTCGCCCCCACCCGTGAGTTGGCCCAGCAGATTCAGAAGGTCGTTGTCGCCATTGGCGACTTCATGAACATTGAGTGCCACGCCTGCATTGGTGGTACCAGCGTCCGAGACGATATGAAGGCTCTTGGCGAGGGCCCCCAGGTGGTTGTCGGTACCCCCGGTCGTGTCCACGACATGATTCAGCGTCGTTTCCTTAAGACGGACTCCATGAAGATGTTTGTCCTCGACGAGGCCGATGAGATGTTGTCT CGTGGTTTCACCGAGCAGATCTACGACatcttccagctccttccCCAGAGCACCCAGGTCGTCCTTCTCTCGGCCACCATGCCCCAGGACGTCCTTGAGGTCACCACCAAGTTCATGCGCGACCCCGTCCGCATCTTGGTCAAGAAGGACGAGCTTACCCTTGAAGGTATCAAGCAGTTCTACATCGCCgtcgagaaggaggagtgGAAGCTCGATACCCTCTCCGATTTGTATGAGActgtcaccatcacccaggCCGTCATCTTCTGCAACACCCGCCGCAAGGTCGACTGGCTTACCGACAAGCTCACTGCCCGTGATTTCACCGTCTCGGCCATGCACGGTGACATGGACCAGGCCCAGCGTGACCTCATCATGAAGGAGTTCCGCTCCGGCTCCTCTCGTGTCCTCATCGCCACTGACCTTTTGGCCCGTGGTATTGATGTCCAGCAGGTTTCCCTGGTCATCAACTACGATCTCCCCGCCAACCGTGAGAACTACATTCATCGCAttggtcgtggtggtcgtTTCGGTCGCAAGGGTGTTGCGATCAACTTTGTCACTGCTGATGATGTCCGCATGATGCGCGAGATTGAGCAGTTCTACAGCACCCAGATTGAGGAGATGCCGATGAACGTGGCCGACCTCATCTAA
- the TVP38_1 gene encoding Tlg2-vesicle protein (EggNog:ENOG503NVCI; COG:S) encodes MPGEEFPPFGPPSGGGGRIPSPTKNTFNHHHRLSLSTSSSPSPSLTSVPRITSNPTSPNLQNDLWQQQSQSRPPSTSFSSSRRLSTTRRRSNPYSSNPLLDTPQSFLQKATTTAITLSQSTLRLFLSLPRTQQLLVLLALSVLFSLGILFLVYSHTIFTSLAPLAASWKQSWLFLIVIFLLTCLTGFPPIIGYSTCVTITGFVYGFPHGWPIAATATVAGSTAAFVTSRGVLKGYVHNLVGKDKRFVALGQVLKKDGVVVLAMIRLCPLPYSLSNGFLATVGGISPVTFAGATALTTPKLLVHIFIGSRLALLAESGDKMTGFDKFVNYASMAVGAAVGMGVAWAVYKKTMQRAEELAGEDLEGGLLPEAGEEEERLVDPDEMDAAAVDVLMDDDDISLWDNDSSGRTGQEQGYRDDVWEDAPELPRGFK; translated from the exons ATGCCAGGCGAAGAATTTCCCCCCTTCGGCCCCCCatcaggaggagggggacgcatcccctccccaaccaaaaacaccttcaaccaccaccatcgcctctccctctcaacctcctcctccccctctccatcacTAACCTCCGTCCCGAGAAtcacctccaacccaacctcccccaatcTACAAAACGACCTCTGGCAGCAACAATCCCAATCCCgacccccttccacctccttctcgtcctcccGCCGACTGAGCACCACCCGCCGCCGATCCAACCCctactcctccaaccccctcctcgacaccCCCCAGTCCTTCCTCCaaaaagcaacaacaacagcaatcaccctctcccaatccaccctccgcctcttcctctccctcccccgaacccaacaactcctcgtcctcttaGCCCTCTCAGTCCTTTTCTCCCTAGGAATCCTCTTCCTAGTCTACTCCCACACaatcttcacctccctcgccccctTAGCCGCATCCTGGAAACAATCCTGGCTTTTCCTCATCGTAATATTCCTCCTCACATGCCTAACCGGCTTCCCCCCCATAATAGGCTACAGCACCTGCGTCACGATCACCGGTTTTGTCTATGGCTTCCCCCACGGCTGGCCCATCGCCGCAACAGCAACGGTAGCCGGTTCGACTGCCGCTTTCGTCACCTCACGCGGCGTGTTAAAAGGCTATGTCCACAACCTGGTAGGAAAAGACAAACGATTCGTTGCGTTGGGGCAGGTGCTGAAAAAggacggggtggtggtgctggcgatGATTAGGCTTTGTCCGTTGCCGTACTCGCTGTCGAATGGGTTTTTGGCTACGGTTGGGGGTATTAGTCCGGTTACTTTTGCTGGGGCTACTGCACTCACGAC ACCGAAATTGCTAGTCCACATTTTTATCGGCAGTCGGCTTGCCTTGTTGGCCGAGTCGGGGGATAAAATGACGGGGTTTGACAAGTTTGTGAATTATGCTTCTATGGCGgtgggggcggcggtgggcatGGGGGTTGCGTGGGCGGTTTATAAGAAGACGATGCAGAGGGCCGAGGAGCTTGCGGGAGAGGAtctggagggggggttgctgccagaagctggagaagaagaggaaaggTTGGTCGATCCGGATGAGATGGATGCTGCGGCGGTTGATGTgctgatggatgatgatgatattaGCTTGTGGGATAATGATAGTTCGGGGAGGACGGGACAGGAGCAAGGGTATAGGGATGATGTTTGGGAGGATGCGCCTGAGTTGCCGAGGGGGTTTaagtga